From the Brachyspira intermedia PWS/A genome, the window TTATGAATCCAACAGAGAGTGTTGATGGTATAACTTATTATGATGTTAATAATACAGAAACAGCCAAATTTAATATTGCAAATTTTAATGAAAATAATGGTATTGATAGTATAGCTAGTTCAGAATTTAAAAAAAATTGCTGAATCTTCTCATGCTATAGTTTATATTCAAAGCGGTAAATCATTTGATATGAATACTGTAAAGGAGTTGTTTACTAAATTTGAAGCAAATTATGATGAGGAAGTAAGAATATACGGAGAGCCAATCTCTTTTCCAACTATTAATAATGATAAATTGGTATTCTTGATATATAATTTTTATCCTAAATCTGAGGGATACTTTGCAGGATTTTTTAATCCGTCTGATTTCTACGATGATAAACCTGATACCCTTAATAAAGGTAAGTATATGTATATAAATATTACAACTATATCATATACTGATGAGATAGTTGGCACAATGTTTCATGAATTTCAGCATTTGATTAATGCTAGTGTTAATCTTATTAATGGTGGAAAAGCTATGGATTTATGGCTTAATGAAGCACTTTCAGAATCAACATCCGTTTTATTTTCCCCTTTTACTGCTGATGATAGAAAAAAAATTTTTTCATTATTTCATTATTATTCTTTTTATTCTTGGTATATTGATGGAACAATTAATTACCCTATAATTATTAATGGAGTTCAAATACCTAATATTTATATTAGTTATTCTTCTTCATCAGTATTTATGAGATAGATTTTAGAGAAAGGCGATAAAGAAACTATTAAAACTATAGCACATTCAAGTCCTTCATTAGATACAGGAACTAGATTGGTTAATTCTGTTCAAGGGTTAAATATTGGTAATAGTGTAGAAGAAATATTTAAATCTTGGATAAAAGACATGTATAATGGTAAAATTGCTGATGTTAAATTTGGTGTTATGGATTTTATGGATAATACTTATGATAGTAAGTTAATGGATTCTAGTCAAAGATTGCCTTTAGCACCTGGCGGATTTATAATTTATGATGCTAATAAATATAATTTGAATAATCAAAGTATCAAAACAGAACCTTTGGATGCAGCAAATAATATTTATTTAGCATGGAATGGAAATTTTGATTCTGTTGATGTTGAAGGTAAAATTAATGCTAATGATGTTATATGGATTGCCCCAATAAAGATTTCTACTACACCATCATCATCAAAAAGCGAAATGCTTAATTTTGATTATTCAAAATTTAGTAGAATGCCTATAGATAAAGTATTAACACCTGAAGAAGTTATAGAAGCTAAATCTAGAAAATAAAAATATTAATTAAATATTTAATTAAGTTAGGCTGCTATTTTTATTAAATGGCGGCCTAATTTTATATTGTTGATACTTTTTTATATTTTTACATGTAAAAAATTAATATAAAGAATATAAAATAATAAGATTATATATTAATATTGACAATTAAAGAGTTTGTTATATTATATTTGTATTATAATAAATAGTTAAAATAACAAAATAGAGAGAATTCTTATGAATAAAAATATAATATTTATTTTTTCTGATCAGCAGAGATGGGATACAATGGGTATTTACGGACAAAAATTGGATACCACTCCAAATTTAGATAAATTAGGTAAAGAATCTACTATATTTAACAATGCCTTTACTTGTCAGCCTGTATGCGGACCTGCAAGGGCTTCATTACAAACTGGTTTATATTCTAGCAAGACAGATGTTTTTGTAAATGCTATTCCTTTGAATAAAAATATAAAAACGATTGCATCATATTTTTCTGAGAATGGTTATCAAACTGCTTATGTTGGGAAATGGCATTTGGCTTCAACAGGTGTAGGAAATGATGGCTCTAGTGAAGATTATATATACAATCCTATACCTGAAGATAAAAGGGGAGGTTATAAAGATTATTGGGTTGTTTCAGATGCATTAGAATTAACATCTCATGGATTCGGCGGATATTTATTTGATAAAGATATGAAAAAAGTAGAATTCAATAAATATAGAGTTGATGCTGTTACAGATTATGCACTTGATTTCTTGGATAATAGAGAAAAAGATAAACCATTCTTTTTATTTATTTCATATTTAGAACCTCATCATCAGAATGATAAGAGAAGATATGAGGGTCCTGAATATTCTAAAGAAAAGTTTTCAAATTTTGAACTTCCTAAAGATATTGAGGCACTTGGATGCGGAGATGCTAAAGAAAATTATGCTGATTATTTGGGAGCATGTCATTCTATAGATTATAATTTTGGAAGAATAAGAGAGAAGTTAGAAAAATTAAATATTTGGGATGATACTTATATAGTATATACAAGTGATCATGGTTCGCATTTTAGAACTAGAAATAAAAATATGCCTAAAAATGGACAAGATGATTATAAAAGAACTTCAGAAGATGCCGCAATACATGTACCTTTGATTATAAAAGGAGGAGAATTTGATACAGGAAAAAGAGAAGAGAAATTTGTAAGTTTGATAAATCTTCCTCCTACTTTATTAAAAATGGCTAATATAAAATATCAAAATATGGATGAAAAATCTATACAAGATATTATAGAAGATAAAAATTATCAAAATGTAGTATTTTTACAGATAAGTGAAAGTTTTGTGGGAAGAGCAATAAGGACAGAAGATTATTCATATTGTATATATGATCCTGATAAAAATCCTCTTGAAGATAAAGACAGCTTAACATATAAAAGTTATTCATTATATGATTTGAAAAAAGATCCATATCAATTAAATAATGTAGTTGATGATGAGAGTTATAATGATGTTAAAATGAAATTGAAAAGTATTATAAAAGAAAAGATTATGAGTATAGAAAAATTAGATGTAAAAATAGATTGATTTGATAATAAATTGTAGTATTTAATTACCGTATTAATACGGTAAAATAGTTTTTTGAGTTTAGTCTTTTTATGCATATACTATAATAGTAGAATCAGTAATTTTATTGATGAAGTTAATATTCTGTAAATTTTATATAATAAAATAGTAAAAAGGAGAATGCTATTATGTTAAAAAAATACTTGTAATCACATTTAGTATTTTGGCTATTATTTCATGTTCTAAAAAGACATCTGATAGTAATGCTGATGCTTGGACAGAGATAACACCAGACACAGAAACTACTATTGAGGTATGGGCTTGGAATATAGGAGCTAATCATTTAGAAGATACTATTCCTTCTTTTAATGCTAAATACCCAAAAATTAAAGTTAATGTTACTGAGTTTGGAGGACCTCCAGCTTTGAAACAAAAATTATTTGTTACTTTGGGTGGAAATTCTGAATTACCTAACTATGTACAAATAGAAGATCCTGATATAGCATTGATAACAGAACAATATCATCAATACTTTTTAGATTTAAAAGATCAAATGCCTGAAAATTGGAGCAATGTAGTAGAACCATCAAAAATACCTACAAGTTTTGATTCTGCAGGTAAACAGGTAGTTATGCCTTGGGGAATAGCTCCAGCAGTATTATTCTATAGAGCAGATTTATTTGAAAAAGCTGGCATAGATGTTAATAGTATAGTAACTTGGGATGACTTTATTGAGGCAGGAAAAAAATTGCAAGCCGCTTTACCTAATACTAAGATGATAGGCTTCCCTCATCCTACAGGTTATTCACATTTTATAAGAGCTACTATGCTTCAGCAAGGAAAAGATTATTTTGATAAAGATGGAAAGATTTCTATTTCTTCAAAAGAGGGTGTAGAGGCAGCTAAACTTCTACAAAGATTGATAAGTGAAGGTATAGCTTTTGATACAACAGATTGGACAGGTACAATAAGAGCTTCAAAAACAGATGATATAGCTACAATACCTTATGGAATATGGTGGGGCGGAACTTTGAAAGATCAGGCTCCTGAAATGAAAGGTAAATGGAAAGCTACATTCTTACCTGTATTAGTAGAAGGACAGCCAAGAACTTCTATATGGGGAGGAGCTTCAGGAAGTATAATAAATTGTGGTGATCCTGTAAAACAGACAGCTACTTTAGAGTTTGCTAAAAATGCAATATTAAGTGTAGAAAATCAGATGATGGCTTTCAAAAAATATGGTTTATTACCAGCATATACTCCTGTTTATGATGAAGAAGAATTTTATGAAGAGGATCCATATTTTGGTAAAGGATTTAATGAGTTAATACCTCAATTAAGTAAGGAAATGCCTTTGGTAGCTAAATATACTGAAGCATTCCCAGATGCACAAACTATGATGGAATCAGCTTATCAGGATTTAGTTAATAATAATGCAGATCCTGTAAAAACTATGGAAAATGTAGCTAAAGAATTGAATAATTCTACCGGCATAGAGATAGCTCAATAAAATTATTTAATAAGCAGTTAGTTTATTTATAGTAAGCTAACTGCTTTTTAATTAATAAATGGAGATGGTATTATGTCAAAAAAATTACTTATCATTGTATTTAGTATTTTATTTGTTGTTTCATGTTCTAAAAAGTCATCTGATAATGTTGATGCTTGGATAGAAATAACACCCGAAACTGAGACTACAATAGAAGTATGGGCTTGGAATGTAGCTGCTAATCATTTAGAAGATACTATTCCTTCTTTTAATGCTAAATATCCAAAAGTTAAAGTTAATGTTACTGAGTTTGGAGGACCTCCAGCTTTGAAACAAAAATTATTTGTTAGTCTTGGCGGTAATGGCGATTTACCAAATGTTGTTCAAATGGAAGATATAGATACTCCTCTCATTACAGAACAGTATCATGAATATTTTTTAGATTTAAAAGATCAAATGCCTGAAAATTGGAGTAATGTTGTAGTTGCTTCAAAGATACCTACTAGTTTTGATTCTACAGGCAAACAAGTTACAATGCCTTTTGGTATAGCTCCGGCAGCTTTATTTTATAGAGCGGATTTATTTGAAAAGGCTGGAATAGATGTTAATACTATAGTAACTTGGGATGACTTTATTGAGGCAGGAAAGAAATTGCAGGCTGCTTTGCCTAACACTAAGATGATAGGTTTTCCTTATCCTCAAGGATTTTCACATTTTATAAGAGCTACTATGCTTCAGCAAGGAAAAGACTATTTTGATAAAGATGGAAAAATAGCTATATATTCAAAAGAAGGAATAGAAGCTGCAAAATTGATGCAGAGATTTGTAAATGAAGGTATAGCTTTTGATACAACAGATTGGACAGGAACTATAAGAGCTTCAAAAACAGATGATATAGCAGCAATACCTTATGGAATATGGTGGGGCGGAACTTTGAAAGATCAAGCACCAGAGATGAAAGGTAAATGGCAGGTTACTTATTTGCCTGTATTAGTAGAAGGACAGCCAAGAACTTCTATATGGGGAGGAGCTTCAGGCGCAATAGTTAATGTAGGTGATCCTACAAAACAAACAGCTTCTGTAGAATTTGTAAAAAATGCTATGATGACAATAGAAGGACAATTAATAGCATATAAGCAGTACGGATTGATTCCTACATACTTACCTACTTATGAAGATGCTAAATTTTTAGAGGCTGATCCTTATTTTGGAGCATCTTTCAATGAATTACTAGCTGAGTTAGTAAAAGCTATGCCTTTATCAGCTAAATATACAGAATCATTCCCAGAGGCACAAACTCTTATGGAATCAGCATATCAAGCTATAGTAAATGATAAAGCAGATGTAGAAAAAACTCTTCAAAGTACAGCTGAACAGTTACAAAATTCTACAGGTGTAGAAATGGCTAAATAATAAAAATATAAATTTATTATAAAAGTTTTATAACAGTTAGTTTGCTTTATTCATATGTGAACTAACTGTTTATTTTTTATTAAATATGTTTCATTATGATAAATAACTTGAAAATATAAAACTTAATTTCCGTATTAATGCGGTAAAATTATTTTTGAGTTTTAAAATCTTTTTTACTATATTGTATATATATTAATTATGTTATTAGCTTTTAAAACTATAAATGAGCAGCTATATTTTAGCAAGTTTACGCTAGCAACAATAAAAAATTATTAATTAAAAAAGCAATTTAATTTAAAAATAGTTGAATACTATCATTAAAATTAAATATTAAATTCTGATTGGAGGAATAATGAAGAAATATTCTAGGAGATTCGGATTCTATTTATCAATTCCTGTCATTATTACTTTGGTATTGTTCAATTTTTGGCCTTTTGTTGAAACGATTGTATTGAGTTTTATGACGCAAAGAAGAGGGGAGTTTGTATTTAATGGAATAAAAATTATCAAAGGCTTTTCGGTGATACAATATTTAGAACAGCAATAATTAACTCTCTTATATTTTATGTAATAAGACTTCCTATAATGCTTATTACTTCTACATTATTGGGAAGCATTATTCATAGAGGTGTAAAGAAATTAAAATCTTTTTTTGAGGCTTCATATTTTATACCTGTTTTAGTTGATGCTGTAGCTTATAGTATGATATTTTTATTGATATTTCAGGACAGAGGAATAATCAATTTTATATTATCTAAATTTGGAATAGATGCTATACCTTGGCTTAAACAATCTATACCAGCGAAACTTCTTATAGTTATTGTTGTTACTTGGCGTTGGACTGGTTATAATATGATTTTATTCCTTGCTGCTATGCAGAATATACCAGAAGATTATTATGAAGCTGCAACTATAGATGGTGCTAATTCTTGGCAGAAATTTTTATATGTAACTTTGCCATCTTTAAAACCAATAATTTTATTTACTTCTATAATGTCTACTATAGGAACATTGAATTTATTTACAGAACCATTCCTGCTTACAAATGGAGGTCCTAATAATGGTACCATGACTCTGGGGCTTTATATATATAATCAGGCATTTGTATCTTTAAATATGACTTATGCTGCAACAATATCTGTAATAATATTGTTAATAGTAGGTGCTTTAACTTTCATACAATTGAAATTAGGAGATAAAAAATAATGGATAAAAAGAATAAAATAATCACTATAATACTATATGTATTTTTATCTATAGGAGCTTTTTTTAGTATATATCCTATTTATTTTATGTTTGTAGCTGCAACAAAAAGTTCAGGAGAAATATTTATGAATACTCCTCCTGTATTTTTTGGTAATTATTTCTTTGAAAATTTGAATTCACTTAGCAATAGAATTCCTATATGGGTGGCACTATTTAATTCATTGAAGGTATCAATAATATTTACAGTTGTTAATCTTCTTTTATGTTCATTATCAGGTTATGCTTTTGCTAAATTTGATTTTAAGGGTAAGAATTTTTTATTTACTTGCGTACTGCTTTCTATGATGATTCCTGTTTACAGCAGATTAATACCTTTATATAGAATGATGACATTTGCTAATTTACAAAATACTCATATTGCTCTTATACTTCCTGGACTAGCTGGAGCATTTGGTGTATTTTTGATGAGACAGAATTTTTTAAGTATACCTGATGCATTAATAGAAGCTGCAAGATTAGATGGAGCAAGCGAAATATATATATTCTTTAAAATAGTTATGCCTTTAATGGTACCTTCTCTTGCTGCTTTAGGAATATATATTTTTATGGGACAATGGAGTGATTTTACTTGGCCTCTTATAATATTAAATACTGAAGATATGTATACATTACCTGTAGCACTTTCTGTATTAAAAGGTGATACTCGTATAGATTATGGACAAATTATGGTTGGTGCAATTTTTGCCGTACTTCCTGTTTTGGTAGCATTTTTATTCTCAAGTAAATACTTTATATCAGGACTTATGGGCGGAGCTGTGAAAGAGTAAATATAATATATAACAAAAACACTCTTATTATATAATGAATTAGTTGCCTATATTTGTAGATTTATTTCTATAAGTATAGGCAATTATAATAATATCATCAATTTTTACTAAAATTTGTTCAATAAAAATAATAAAATAAAAAATATTTGATAAAAAAATTGACAATGAATTATTTATTTACTATACTATAATTATAATATGTTACAGTACACGCAAAATATAAAAGAGATTTAAATATGAATAATAAAAAACCAAATATTATATTAATAACAGCAGATCAGATGAGAGCTGATTCTGTAGAGTATATGAATGAGGAAGTGAAAACTCCAGTATTAAATGAATTAGCAGAAAATGGAACAGTATTTACAAATTCTTTCTGTACAAGCCCAGTATGTACTCCTTCAAGAGCTTCTATTTTTACAGGAAGATATCCTATGAATATAGGAGCTTGGAATATAGGTACAGAATTAAATGAAGATGAAATAACTCTAGCAGATTATTTGAAAGAAGAAAACTATTTCAATGTTGCTTCAGGTAAAATGCATTTTAGACCTCAGCTTAAAAACCTAAATTGGGAATTTGAAGATGTACCAAAAAGAGATAGAGTAAGAGAAAGAGATAAGACATATTATGGATTCGATATAACACATATAACAGAAGATGATAAACAGGGAGAGTATTTAGATTTTGCTAATAGTCATGGAGGCAATTTAGAAATAGGTAAAGGATATGACGGAGTAAATCCTATAAAAGAAGAATTACATCAAACTTATTGGACAGCACAGAAAGCTATAGATGAGATAGATAATTATAATTTTGATAATCCATTATTTATGTGGGTAAGTTTTGTAGATCCTCATCATCCATTTG encodes:
- a CDS encoding extracellular solute-binding protein, translating into MSKKLLIIVFSILFVVSCSKKSSDNVDAWIEITPETETTIEVWAWNVAANHLEDTIPSFNAKYPKVKVNVTEFGGPPALKQKLFVSLGGNGDLPNVVQMEDIDTPLITEQYHEYFLDLKDQMPENWSNVVVASKIPTSFDSTGKQVTMPFGIAPAALFYRADLFEKAGIDVNTIVTWDDFIEAGKKLQAALPNTKMIGFPYPQGFSHFIRATMLQQGKDYFDKDGKIAIYSKEGIEAAKLMQRFVNEGIAFDTTDWTGTIRASKTDDIAAIPYGIWWGGTLKDQAPEMKGKWQVTYLPVLVEGQPRTSIWGGASGAIVNVGDPTKQTASVEFVKNAMMTIEGQLIAYKQYGLIPTYLPTYEDAKFLEADPYFGASFNELLAELVKAMPLSAKYTESFPEAQTLMESAYQAIVNDKADVEKTLQSTAEQLQNSTGVEMAK
- a CDS encoding carbohydrate ABC transporter permease, which translates into the protein MLITSTLLGSIIHRGVKKLKSFFEASYFIPVLVDAVAYSMIFLLIFQDRGIINFILSKFGIDAIPWLKQSIPAKLLIVIVVTWRWTGYNMILFLAAMQNIPEDYYEAATIDGANSWQKFLYVTLPSLKPIILFTSIMSTIGTLNLFTEPFLLTNGGPNNGTMTLGLYIYNQAFVSLNMTYAATISVIILLIVGALTFIQLKLGDKK
- a CDS encoding sulfatase-like hydrolase/transferase — protein: MNKNIIFIFSDQQRWDTMGIYGQKLDTTPNLDKLGKESTIFNNAFTCQPVCGPARASLQTGLYSSKTDVFVNAIPLNKNIKTIASYFSENGYQTAYVGKWHLASTGVGNDGSSEDYIYNPIPEDKRGGYKDYWVVSDALELTSHGFGGYLFDKDMKKVEFNKYRVDAVTDYALDFLDNREKDKPFFLFISYLEPHHQNDKRRYEGPEYSKEKFSNFELPKDIEALGCGDAKENYADYLGACHSIDYNFGRIREKLEKLNIWDDTYIVYTSDHGSHFRTRNKNMPKNGQDDYKRTSEDAAIHVPLIIKGGEFDTGKREEKFVSLINLPPTLLKMANIKYQNMDEKSIQDIIEDKNYQNVVFLQISESFVGRAIRTEDYSYCIYDPDKNPLEDKDSLTYKSYSLYDLKKDPYQLNNVVDDESYNDVKMKLKSIIKEKIMSIEKLDVKID
- a CDS encoding ABC transporter substrate-binding protein; amino-acid sequence: MAIISCSKKTSDSNADAWTEITPDTETTIEVWAWNIGANHLEDTIPSFNAKYPKIKVNVTEFGGPPALKQKLFVTLGGNSELPNYVQIEDPDIALITEQYHQYFLDLKDQMPENWSNVVEPSKIPTSFDSAGKQVVMPWGIAPAVLFYRADLFEKAGIDVNSIVTWDDFIEAGKKLQAALPNTKMIGFPHPTGYSHFIRATMLQQGKDYFDKDGKISISSKEGVEAAKLLQRLISEGIAFDTTDWTGTIRASKTDDIATIPYGIWWGGTLKDQAPEMKGKWKATFLPVLVEGQPRTSIWGGASGSIINCGDPVKQTATLEFAKNAILSVENQMMAFKKYGLLPAYTPVYDEEEFYEEDPYFGKGFNELIPQLSKEMPLVAKYTEAFPDAQTMMESAYQDLVNNNADPVKTMENVAKELNNSTGIEIAQ
- a CDS encoding carbohydrate ABC transporter permease — translated: MDKKNKIITIILYVFLSIGAFFSIYPIYFMFVAATKSSGEIFMNTPPVFFGNYFFENLNSLSNRIPIWVALFNSLKVSIIFTVVNLLLCSLSGYAFAKFDFKGKNFLFTCVLLSMMIPVYSRLIPLYRMMTFANLQNTHIALILPGLAGAFGVFLMRQNFLSIPDALIEAARLDGASEIYIFFKIVMPLMVPSLAALGIYIFMGQWSDFTWPLIILNTEDMYTLPVALSVLKGDTRIDYGQIMVGAIFAVLPVLVAFLFSSKYFISGLMGGAVKE